Proteins from one Erpetoichthys calabaricus chromosome 11, fErpCal1.3, whole genome shotgun sequence genomic window:
- the LOC114660102 gene encoding protocadherin beta-3-like — translation MLPWTFITQVPILFVLTDCVFLVNAEVRYSIPEEQARGAFIGNIAKDLGLDHQRLKTGKAHIYTDGGTEYVELNVNKGILVVKDRIDREQICGRISPCLLHFQIILENPLEFQRVTIDIIDINDNNPFFPKNNIQLEISEFSPPGAMFTLPNAEDSDVGVNSLKSYTLTPNDHFKLKMQTQSDGSSSVNLLLETPLDRETQEEHVLVLKAVDGGEPQRSGTAEIKIIVLDVNDNAPVFTQEVYKASVREDSSIGSVLIRVQANDADKDLNGQIKYFFGHVPNHAKDLFIINPDSGEITVIGQVDYENTKVFEMTIDAKDVGSLVTSSKVIIEVIDVNDNAPLINLMSVSSQISEDSLPGSVIAIFNVQDKDSGRNGKVNCFILNNNNFPFKLTSSLNDFYTLQTDRFLDREKVSQYNITIVAKDDGEPSLSATQTITVQISDINDNAPKFEKEQYKTHITENNVPGSSFFSVRANDDDSGLNSRISYFIAEMGINNISVSSFVSINSDEGVLYAVRSFDYEELNHFQVSVIAKDRGSPPLSSSVIIDVYVHDQNDNHPEILYPFLNKGSPVAEFIPRSADIGYLVTKVVAVDKDSGQNAWLSYKLIKVTDQTLFEIGLHNGEIRTLRQITEKDTTKQRLAVLVQDSGQPSHSATIYVNVAVTDNFALAISEFNDFTQEKTSNGDIKFYLVLSLVIVSLLFVIFLIVLIFLKFHKWRRSKLFSECPNGTLPVIPYYPPRYAEVGATGTLCHVYNYEVCLTSDSGKSEFKYMKPLIQSTVGMDANETEARNPIPSELIAEEDLMQEKMLPWTFITQVPILFVFTDCVFLVNAEVRYSIPEEQARGAFIGNIAKDLGLDHQRLKTGKAHIYTDGGTEYVELNVNKGILVVKDRIDREQICGGISPCLLHFQIILENPIEFHRVTIDVIDINDNNPFFSKNNIQLEISEFSPPGAMFTLPNAEDSDVGVNSLKSYTLTPNDHFKLKVQTQSDGSSSVNLLLETPLDRETQEEHVLVLKAVDGGEPQRSGTAEIKIIVLDVNDNAPVFTQEVYKASVREDSSIGSVLIRVQANDADKDIYGQIKYFFGHVPNHAKDLFAINADSGEITVIGQIDYERTKVFEMTADAKDVDGLISSSKVIIEVIDVNDNAPLINLMSASSQISEDSLPGSVIAVFNVQDKDSGRHGKVNCFILNNNIPFKLTSSLNSFYTLQTDGFLDREKVSQYNITIVAKDDGEPSLSATQTITLQISDVNDNAPNFENEQYETHITENNAPGSSFFSVRANDDDSGVNSRISYFIAETGINNISVSSFVSINSDEGVLYAVRSFDYEELNHFQVSVIAKDRGSPPLSSSVIIDVYVHDQNDNHPEILYPFLNKGSPVAEFIPRSADFGYLVTKVVAVDKDSGQNAWLSYKLIKVTDQTLFEIGLHNGEIRTLRQITEKDTTKQRLAVLVQDSGQPSHSATVNVNVAVTDNFALAISEFNDFTQEKTKHSGNGSK, via the exons ATGCTACCCTGGACATTCATTACGCAGGTACCGATCCTATTTGTTCTTACAGACTGTGTATTTTTAGTTAATGCAGAGGTCCGTTATTCTATTCCAGAGGAACAGGCAAGAGGAGCTTTCATAGGTAATATTGCTAAAGATTTGGGATTGGATCATCAGAGACTGAAAACAGGGAAAGCTCATATATATACCGATGGGGGCACCGAATACGTAGAGCTAAATGTAAATAAAGGGATTTTAGTCGTTAAAGACAGAATAGACAGAGAGCAGATCTGCGGTAGAATAAGtccatgtttattacattttcagatCATCCTTGAAAATCCATTAGAATTTCAAAGAGTTACGATTGATATCATTGATATAAACGATAATAatccattttttcccaaaaataatattcagtTAGAAATTAGTGAATTTTCTCCTCCGGGAGCAATGTTTACTCTACCGAATGCAGAAGACAGTGATGTGGGTGTAAACAGCTTGAAATCATACACACTCACACcaaatgatcattttaaattaaagatgcaGACGCAATCCGATGGCAGCAGCTCTGTTAATCTATTGTTAGAAACGCCTTTGGATAGAGAAACACAAGAAGAGCATGTTCTAGTTTTAAAAGCGGTCGATGGAGGGGAGCCTCAGAGGTCTGGAACAGCggaaataaaaattattgttCTCGACGTCAATGACAATGCTCCCGTTTTTACACAAGAGGTTTATAAAGCTTCTGTCAGAGAGGACTCGTCGATAGGTTCTGTTCTGATAAGGGTACAGGCAAATGACGCAGACAAAGACTTGAATGGgcaaattaagtatttttttggACATGTACCAAATCATGCTaaagatttatttataataaatccaGACTCAGGGGAAATTACTGTCATTGGTCAAGTTGATTATGAGAACACTAAAGTTTTTGAAATGACAATAGACGCCAAAGACGTTGGTAGTCTTGTAACTTCTAGTAAAGTTATAATTGAAGTAATAGACGTAAATGACAATGCGCCATTAATTAATCTCATGTCAGTCTCAAGTCAAATCTCCGAAGATTCTTTACCTGGGTCAGTGATAGCAATTTTTAATGTACAAGATAAAGATTCAGGAAGAAATGGAAAGGTTAATTGTTTTATTCTGAACAATAataattttccatttaaattgACATCGTCCTTAAACGACTTTTATACTTTGCAAACAGACAGGTTTCTAGATCGTGAGAAAGTGTCGCAGTACAACATTACTATTGTAGCTAAAGACGATGGAGAGCCTTCACTTTCAGCCACTCAGACAATCACAGTGCAGATTAGTGATATTAATGATAATGCTCCAAAATTCGAAAAGGAGCAATATAAAACACACATCACGGAAAATAACGTACCAGGATCTTCATTTTTTTCGGTTAGAGCAAACGATGATGACTCGGGCCTCAACAGTAGAATTTCTTATTTCATTGCAGAAATGGGAATTAATAACATCTCGGTTTCATCATTTGTATCTATTAATTCAGACGAAGGTGTCCTCTATGCTGTGCGTTCATTCGATTATGAAGAGCTGAATCATTTTCAAGTCTCTGTGATAGCTAAAGACAGAGGGTCTCCACCTCTCAGTTCTAGTGTAATTATAGATGTTTATGTTCACGACCAAAATGACAATCATCCAGAGATTTTATATCCATTTCTGAATAAAGGATCTCCCGTTGCTGAATTTATACCTCGTTCTGCTGATATTGGCTATCTTGTTACTAAAGTTGTGGCTGTTGATAAAGACTCTGGACAGAATGCTTGGCTTTCTTATAAACTAATCAAAGTTACTGATCAGACGCTCTTTGAAATAGGCTTACATAATGGAGAAATAAGAACTCTCCGACAAATTACGGAGAAGGATACAACAAAGCAACGACTAGCTGTTCTAGTACAGGACAGCGGACAGCCTTCTCATTCTGCAACAATCTATGTCAATGTTGCAGTCACTGATAACTTTGCATTGGCGATTTCGGAGTTCAATGATTTCACACAGGAGAAAACCAGTAATGGCGACATTAAGTTTTATTTAGTGCTCTCCTTAGTGATCGTCtctttactttttgttattttccttatagttttgatatttttaaaatttcacaaatggaGACGCTCGAAACTTTTCAGTGAATGCCCTAATGGAACTCTCCCCGTTATTCCTTATTACCCGCCCCGTTATGCAGAAGTGGGGGCCACTGGGACTCTTTGTCACGTCTATAATTATGAAGTCTGCCTCACATCAGATTCAGGAAAAAGCGAATTCAAATATATGAAACCTCTGATACAGAGCACagtgggaatggatgcaaatgaaACAGAAGCGAGGAATCCCATTCCGAGTGAATTAATTGCTGAAGAAGATCTTATGCAG GAAAAAATGCTACCCTGGACATTCATTACGCAGGTACCGATCCTATTTGTTTTTACAGACTGTGTATTTTTAGTTAATGCAGAGGTCCGTTATTCTATTCCAGAGGAACAGGCAAGAGGAGCTTTCATAGGTAATATTGCTAAAGATTTGGGATTGGATCATCAGAGACTGAAAACAGGGAAAGCTCATATATATACCGATGGCGGCACCGAATACGTAGAGCTAAATGTAAATAAAGGGATTTTAGTCGTTAAAGACAGAATAGACAGAGAGCAGATCTGCGGTGGAATAAGtccatgtttattacattttcagatCATCCTTGAAAATCCTATAGAATTTCACAGAGTTACGATTGATGTCATTGATATAAATGATAATAATccgtttttttccaaaaataatattcagtTAGAAATTAGTGAATTTTCTCCTCCGGGAGCAATGTTTACTCTACCGAATGCAGAAGACAGTGATGTGGGTGTAAACAGCTTGAAATCATACACACTCACACcaaatgatcattttaaattaaaggtgCAGACGCAGTCTGATGGCAGCAGCTCTGTTAATCTATTGTTAGAAACGCCTTTGGATAGAGAAACACAAGAAGAGCATGTTCTAGTTTTAAAAGCGGTCGATGGAGGGGAGCCTCAGAGGTCTGGAACAGCggaaataaaaattattgttCTCGACGTCAATGACAATGCTCCCGTTTTTACACAGGAGGTTTATAAAGCTTCTGTCAGAGAGGACTCGTCGATAGGTTCTGTTCTGATAAGGGTACAGGCAAATGACGCAGACAAAGACATATATGGgcaaattaagtatttttttggACATGTACCAAATCATGCTAAAGATTTATTTGCAATAAATGCAGACTCAGGGGAAATTACTGTCATTGGTCAAATTGATTATGAGAGGACCAAAGTGTTTGAGATGACAGCAGACGCCAAAGACGTTGATGGTCTTATAAGTTCTAGTAAAGTTATAATTGAAGTAATTGACGTAAATGACAATGCGCCATTAATTAATCTCATGTCAGCCTCAAGTCAAATCTCTGAAGACTCTTTACCTGGGTCAGTGATAGCAGTTTTTAACGTACAAGATAAAGATTCTGGAAGACATGGAAaggttaattgttttattttgaacaatAATATTCCGTTTAAATTGACATCGTCCTTAAACAGCTTTTATACTTTACAAACAGACGGGTTTCTAGATCGTGAGAAAGTGTCGCAGTACAACATTACTATTGTAGCTAAAGATGATGGAGAGCCTTCACTTTCAGCTACTCAGACAATCACACTGCAGATTAGTGATGTCAACGATAATGCTCCAAATTTCGAAAATGAACAATATGAAACACACATCACGGAAAATAATGCACCAggatcttcatttttttctgttagagCAAACGATGATGACTCGGGCGTCAACAGTAGAATTTCTTATTTCATTGCAGAAACAGGAATTAATAACATCTCAGTTTCATCATTTGTGTCTATTAATTCAGACGAAGGTGTCCTCTATGCTGTGCGTTCATTCGATTATGAAGAGCTGAATCATTTTCAAGTGTCTGTGATAGCTAAAGACAGAGGGTCTCCACCTCTCAGTTCTAGTGTAATAATAGATGTTTATGTTCACGACCAAAATGACAATCATCCAGAGATTTTATATCCATTTCTGAATAAAGGATCTCCTGTTGCTGAATTCATACCTCGTTCTGCTGATTTTGGCTATCTTGTTACTAAAGTTGTGGCTGTTGATAAAGACTCTGGACAGAATGCTTGGCTTTCTTATAAACTAATCAAAGTTACTGATCAGACGCTCTTTGAAATAGGCTTACATAATGGAGAAATAAGAACTCTCCGACAAATTACAGAGAAGGATACAACAAAGCAACGACTAGCTGTTCTAGTACAGGACAGCGGACAGCCTTCTCATTCAGCGACAGTCAATGTCAATGTTGCAGTCACTGATAACTTTGCATTGGCGATTTCGGAGTTCAATGATTTCACACAGGAGAAAACCA AGCACAGTGGGAATGGATCCAAATGA